In Silene latifolia isolate original U9 population chromosome 6, ASM4854445v1, whole genome shotgun sequence, the genomic window gttaaagcgtccgttgtaaaaggttttaacaacggttggttttcttaaggaaaccgttgttaaaaatattaacaacggttttaagtataaaaacccgttgtggaaagtgtgactcaattttggggggaaagttataacaacgggttttaatatacaaaaccgttgttataactaaagacaacgggttgtttgtaaataaccgttgttgtttgttcttaaaaaataaaaaaaattaaattaaatattactagatgcatgcataattacggcccgttataattccgatgcatgcattattactgacatcactgtacatatgaacggataatatggaatgagaagggttagtaataagatttgaagcagcattattgagagatatgatgatgattatggcacaacttcctaacatatatattaattaaaaaacaactcaacccacacattgcttagtataaatacattgcattatctcaactaacatttccattatctcaatatattcatctccaaaccctatctgctaaaacaaactctacttaatctttcaaaacaaactccaacaaaatgaatgatttcatccttaagactcttaccatgatcgagaacaacaacagtttcatccgcctgttcctccatattgaggaaagtttcagagctaccttgcggatgctcgatccgcatcaagcacgccaaagaagatggcttgacggagcgtgaagattgcggctatatgacgatatagcaactgctgaacggaacctccaaatagccaaggaggagaggacggatacgatagagcagaataagatcctctatgaaaatcgataaaaacacatacatgcaaaagaaataaatagaaaaaagaaaataatgacgatgaaactaacggaTGGGGCGAGATTTaccgataaatacagaacgtaatagaagatgaaatcaacagtgacggcgagaagataaagcgacgatgagaaagagagaaagagagtgtgtgttttgtgtttgcttgtctgctgtgtttgtgtttgtgtattaagggttgtgttttgtggctgcagcagacttctgtttgtgtggtttatagtatggaaggtattgacaacggttattaaacaacaaccgttgtgaaatatgttttaacaacggttgtaaaaaacacccgttgttaaataagttttaacaacgggtttcaaaaataaccgttgtgattacttttcactaactttgcgccaattttgcgccaaattattaacaacggttgtgcatgtgtgacccgttgttaaaactaataacaacggtttttataaccatacccgttgtaattgattttagtaaaattcgcgccatacattctacaacgtctattgtgattttcgtgaataatcgttgttaaaggggcattgtagttgcctggatttgtagtagtgacaaCGAGAAATTATTCTTACCATTGAACAACTCCATCTCAAACTTTGTACGAAAACTTTTCTCCATCGAGccgtagctctgataccacttgttggggtttttggtacaaataatataAAGATGCAAAGACACAATATTTTGTTATGGGATTAACCCATAACCCACCCTTGTATTATTATTCAAACACTAACAATAATACAATCAATCCTCAAATACTTAGCTACTAGTTAAGATTTACAACTATGCTTAACTCGGGATATTAAACATACACTCACATTTATACAACATGACTTATGACTAGACATGTCAAAAGATCACCCGACCCGAAAAACCGACCAAAACCCGCCCGAAAATAACCCGGCCGAATCCGGCCCGAAAAAATATgaacccgataatgacccgacccgataatcACCCGCACATTTAGGGTCaagacccgacccgacccgtaacCTGACCCGTTGATgggaaattttattaaaatttaatATTTAAAGCAAATTATACTAATATAAAATGATTAAAAATATTCCAACTTTCAAAATATTAAATAAAGCATGCTGATATATGTTTTAAAGCATTGTTTTAGcacataattaattaatcaaatgATTAGCAGATATATAGTCGCTACTCACTATTTGTCACGCACCGTATATCAACTTATCAGTTCAACATTCGCACAAAGTTGAGATATTACATTTCGCACCATGTTTGATGTCAAATTAGGTGCGAAAAATATGTATACTTCTAAGTACATTATTGTGCCACATTGAAAAATTATGTAATTGTGATAAACATACGACATCTAAATAgttaaattgtcccacatcaaaagattatTATAAGGTGGGATGATCTCATGACTATAAATAAGAGTATCATTGAATTTAGATATCAGACCAAAATATTTTGAATCTTCTAATTATTGTACTAGTTGCAACgcttaccccgttgcaacgcatgGGTGTGAAACTAATAAATATATTATATGTGTTATGTAAAAAAGGGAGACTactagatagaaaaataaaagataaattGACCACGAATTTAAGAATAAATAAAAGGATgcaaaaaaaaactgaaaaaaagagatggaaaaataaTAATTTATACAATTATTTAAAAAGGAGCCACTAAAACCCGTTTTGACCCTAACCCGACCTGAAACCCGTATAAACCCGACCCGCTCAAACCCATATTTTACAAACCCGAAATTGACCTTAACCCGACCCGAAACCCGTATAAACTCGACCCGTATAAACCCGTATTTTACAAACCCGAAACTAACCCGACCCGTATtttacccgaacccgaaatgaccgaaCCCGTAACCCGCCCGCCCGACTCGTTTTACAGGTCTACTTATGACCCTTATTTATATAAGCTCTTAAGTCCTAACTCATCTAGTAATATAAAGAGTCATTACATCCTTGAAAGCTAATTCTTAATATTTACACTTATAAAATAAACATCTAATGTGTAAATACAAGCAACTTAAAACATAACTTTAAACATAAAGACTTATATGTtacttgtaatactacggattttataggctcgtactcgaccgagtatggcctactcggtctagtagtgtgtgtcgtggagtctgtttggctactgccgaggaatactcgaccgagtatgatgaatactcgaccgagtataatctatactcgaccgagtatctggttcGCGAGggatatttcagcggtttgatgcgggagtgtttacgGATTATTTAATTGCCAAagcagtttctaaacatcattttcaCAACCCTAATCACTTTTACGATAtcctaatcactcccaaatcttCCACTGTGTGTGTAATCATCGTAGCTTTTGCATTCAATCGTTCATTCCACCGTCGGTAAGTCCTTATATCCATGTCATTGATGATTTATTCAAAGGGTTTACTTTATATATGAATTGGGGGAaaaggggattgtgcaatgtgtaattgtgttatgtgactattgtataggagaagacttcgtagaggagccattctacTTGCCTGATTCTCCATATTTctgttgttgctaaggtaggttttcccctactcagttactgttgattgattaagattgtgtttgtttcataattgttgttatctgctgatcatcggaggatgggtgttgtggtgacggtggtgatgtggttgtgttgtgacggttgtggtgttgtgacagctgtgatgctgtggtgcgtgtgtgattgtggtggagtcacttgcgggagtggcttcacaccctagttcaccctccgtggaacccgtcacgggaggggatgtgcacattaagggacagggattgttagtcgctcgttgatgagctggacttggtggggatgggctgcggtcccccacatgcggagtggattacccgttgcgatgggtaatctggcagggctacacacttcggtgtgtagtcggttactgtggaggatgatcagccggttacattatttgtttgtcttatcttgattgaacggtactgaccccgtgttgatgttttgtaaaacctgcggtgatccattcggggatggtgagcagattataacaggtaatgcagatgtttagctatgggacagtcatggggagtcatcactcgagtctagcttctgccgtcaagagacttagcttgcattctttgtagttgttagacctttcacagttatactttggtttggttttggaatcatgtaatcactaactctttatacttaaataaaggttgtttggaattgataactttgatatactaacctcgggaaaccgagatggtaacagtctttcatgcaagagtagtccttggtaaggtaccttggtatgagggggtgttacattactAGCTCATCAATAATGTTGGCCTTAGCTCATCCAATAATGATGGAATTTTAATGAGGAAGCAAGTCAAAGCATGCAAGTTATATATTGaatttacacaaattctcattataaacgggagatatccgtctatagttatataTGGGCCAAATATCCACCCAATTTAAGCATacgacaagcaacaagttgcatggtGGAGCCCAAAAATGgcaccactttaagcatatttgacccgtctttcactttagacggatatatccgtttataATGAGACTAATTGTTGAATTTAAAGAGTTAATGTCAAAATAATAATTTCTATTTTAGGTAATTTGTATCAACTTGTTAAGCGTGCAAGATTACATACGTTTTCTATTTCGCGTTGTTCATTTTGATTCCATACATTTTTAGTTTAGGTCATTTGTTCAACTTCTTAAAGTTGAAAATACCAATATACCCTCAATTCATTTATATAAATGTGGACTCATATAAAATACTCTTTTTACTCAACTTCACATTACACTTATGCTTTATGCATAAGTATTAAGAAAAACAATAGAAAACATTAAGAGGGCTGTAAAACGTCGTCGACgcttttcataaaaaagacgccCCGTacccttcctctccctctctctctaccCTATTTTCTCCCAAACTCTCCCAAACAAACAACACTTAAAAAAAAAAGTCGATGTTCTAACAACGATTCAACGTCAAACAACGAGCAATCCACATCAAACGCTAACAACAATTCATCGGTAAGTAATTACACAATCTATTTTCATTTCAATCGAATTAGTATGGTTATTGAATTACATGTTAAGTTGATATGAATCCAATTAGTATATATATTGAATTACATGTTAAGTCTTCATAGAATTAGTATATTGAATTACCTTGTGAATAGAATTACGATGAATCGAACACAACACGTCTAATAGCCATAGCAAATCTTTGTTTGTGGTCAATAGGGACGTGTACATTCATTGTCCCTCATGGACAGGGACGTGAACATTCAACGTCTGTCCTGGATAGGGACAATGAATGTCTACGTCCACCATGGAAGGGGACGATGAATTTCTACGTCCGCTATGGGTAGACGTTGATTATCATCGTCCATTAAGGGCTGGGACGTGCACTGCTCACGTCTATTGTGGGAAGGGATGTGTACTATTCACGTCTGTCCTGGTGATGGATGTGAATATTCATTGTCCGCTCATGGTTCAGACTATTAAATTGGTTTTTCGTcattttatttagttttttttCGTAAATTTAGGTCGTTTTACATATTTTAGCATCTAACCATTATTAATTTTGCGTGTTAAAAGGATTCATTTGAGGTGTTTGGTGTAAACAGTGTTAATTACAACCACCTATTTGAGACGGTAACATGTTTTGCAAGTCGGGATGAGGCGTTTGACTGGGCTCAGAAAATAGCTTTTGATAACGGGTTTGCCTTAGTAAAAGCATCAAATGGATCCAAAAATCGTAAACAACCCGAGTTGCAAGGCTCATACTTTCGTTGTTCAAGGTACGGCCGAACCAGAAAGAAGATCGATCCCGATATTTCCGACAAGCCTAAGAAGAAAGGGACATCTATGTGTGACTGTTTGTTTCGGGTTCGAGCCGTGCAGAACCGGGTTAATGATATAAATGGGAAGGAGTTGATTGTTTGGAACATTTTGAACTCGGAGAAAGGTGGATATCACAACCACCAAGTAGCAAAGTACAAAGACGGTGATAGGCATTTTGCGGGTTTGGATGCCGAAGAGAAAGAGTTCGTGAGGAAACAAGTCCGGGCATCGATTCCCCCGAGAGATATTAAAAATGGTCTTCATCAAAGAACCCGCGATAAACCCCAACCTACAAACGCCCAAATTTATAGCGAGGCAAACAAGGTTCGGCGTGAAATTAGAGGAACACTGAATACCGCTCAACAAATGTTGGCTCTAGCCGTTGCTGCTAAGTATGTGGAATGGCACAAATCAGATCCTGAGACAAAGGAGCTCGGTCATGTTTTTATGTCTCATCCGGAAGCCGTTAAACTCTTCCATGCTTATCCACATGTGGTACTTATTGACTCGACGTACAAGACCAATGTTTACAAAATTGCTCTTGTTGAGGTTGTTGGTGTAACACCGTGTGGGTCTTCCTTCTTAATTGTTGCGCTGCTCCTTTCGTCAGAGTCGGAAAACGATTATGGGTGGATGTTGATGAGATTAAGGGAGCTACTCAGTTGTGCGGGTTCATCTATTTCTGCCTTTGTCACTGATCAGGAGATGGATTTGATCGCCGCTCTTGAGTCCCTTTATCCGAGCACTCCTCACCTTGTGTCGTTGGCACATTAACCATGCTAAGGAGAAACAAGCACTCTCAATGGAGAAATTGATGTGGTACAAAGATATCATAATGCACAGTAAAGAAAGCGGTTGGTACCGCGTGATCAATGCATCCACCATTGATGAGTTTAGGAGCGCTTAGGAATCTTTTAGTGAAAAGGGGGAAGAGTTGGCGATTTATGTGATCAATACATGGGGTAAATACAGGAAGAAGTTCGTGAGCTGCTATACAAACCAATACTTACATCTTGGAAACACGGCCACTTCCCGGGCAGAAGACGGCGTTCCACACCAACTGACCCAGGAACCGCAAGGAAATTAAACTTTGATAATGTATTTAAAGTTAGATTATATCATCGCTATAATTTCAAAAAGTACTATTTAAATTCAAAAataccgttacaattcaaaaattaCTGTTTAAATTCAAAAATACCGTTGCAATTCAAAAATACCGTTTAAATTCAAAAataccgttacaattcaaaaagtACTGTTTAAATTCAAAAATACCGTTGCAATTCAAAAATACCGTTTAAATTCAAAAATACCGTTATAATTAAAAAAATttccgttataattcaaaaatatatatacCGTACAAATTTTAAAAAATGTTACCGTTTTAATCTGGCTTCTTAAAAATAGCCCTTGCTATCTCCATTTCAATCATAACATCCCATCTTATTCACTATTAAAAATACTCGATTCACTACAATactaaaatggttctcacaaatacTCAAAAAATCAGAGCTTATCAACTAAAGATTGATTCAATCATAGCGGATTTACGAGTGCTAGTGTCTCGCCTTGAATTAGTCGTTCCAAGTGCCACTGTATGGCACTTGCTTGAAAATCCTCCACTTGGCAGCCTTTGTATCATCTTAGCCGGAAACCCGGAGGATATACTAACTCCAGCAATTATTGATGAGGTTGTTTCTGATGAAACATTAACCGAAaagatgtgggagtttcgcaGGTTAAAAAGTGATGTCCTTGTCTATTTTAAGCGCATACTGACCGTGCTAGATTACACAACATCATCAGAATTATGTGCCGGTAGAGTATTCAACCTAGGAAATGTTAAACTCGACATCATTGATTTCTATGATCAATATGTTGCTAgccaacctgaagaaattgaaGCTCGAGATTATGTACAAGATCtggaatcgtcatcttcatcaacGGAAGATAATTGAGTTGGATTTAAACTACGTTTTAAATAAAGTTGTGTTTTTCAATTCCGTTAAACTACGTTTCAATTACAGTTGTATTTTAATTAAGTTTTATGTATGTATTTTAATTAAGTTTTATGTACTTCCGTCATGCGtgttttatgtaatttcattAAGTCTATTTTAATTAGTGTTTACTTTAACTAAATGTAGTGCCGACTCGTTCATTTCAATGCATGACATTGTTCATACAAACAAAATATTCATACATAACCAAAGATAATAAAAATATCCATACACAACACAAATAAAAATATCCATACATAACAATAAAAATATACACTACGGGGtactctcatcatcatcatcattatccccAGCATCATCCTCGGCATGGTCCTCGGCTCTGAAGATCGGCTCCATCTCCTCCACCAATCTCCGCACATATTGCCACTTCCTGTCCGCGGTAGGCTGTCTATAGATCTGTGAAAAATAACGACTAATAGCTCGGGATACCtcggtgtggacatgggccacccgcgcagTGCGCAGCCGCACGTTGTGTTGTttaaggcggcggcacttctcccacggaaccttggtttgccaaggcacgtcatgggccgttaccgatttgtgaggcattgaaaccggtgaaaggttgaataagcctgcatttgtggagtcgccaccaatttttatggaaaattggaaccgttcgaatacctcgtgccatgtcaagacacaaagtagtgacatgaatactaagaactcgttacccgtagcattttatgtctagaatgactctcgtggatgccaatgaacacagatgttcacagagatctggagtaagggatgagggtacgtattaggaagctctttatttaaacacctaatcccacccgcctcgatagcggcctctactaatgattagggaagttattcatatttgatatgtcgtcgattatatgcatgcaatgaaaTAGACACAGATTAATCATAACATGtgaattagactatgtcggtgaacaaataatttaggcaattattaatgtcgaattgagatttagaattgattacatgtgagagatcAAGtgaataaataaatcatacataaataataaatacgataaatgaacaacaataataaaaattacaatggtttaattgatttacgtcaaaagtacacTTAAAACGAAATTTTgaagataaaaataaaagaaaataaaagggttGGAAATTAAAGTAACAAAATAGGTCATATTAGGGGTGATATTATGATTATTAGTAAATTTAACACGTAATTAAAGGCcacgtcaaagcgagaaaagaagttcagggacagaaatcacctcagaacaggcgcagcatctgctgcatcctttggaagaggcgcagctcctcctac contains:
- the LOC141588503 gene encoding uncharacterized protein LOC141588503 gives rise to the protein MEGDDEFLRPLWVDVDYHRPLRAGTCTAHVYCGKGCVLFTSVLVMDVNIHCPLMVQTIKLDSFEVFGVNSVNYNHLFETVTCFASRDEAFDWAQKIAFDNGFALVKASNGSKNRKQPELQGSYFRCSRYGRTRKKIDPDISDKPKKKGTSMCDCLFRVRAVQNRVNDINGKELIVWNILNSEKGGYHNHQVAKYKDGDRHFAGLDAEEKEFVRKQVRASIPPRDIKNGLHQRTRDKPQPTNAQIYSEANKVRREIRGTLNTAQQMLALAVAAKYVEWHKSDPETKELGHVFMSHPEAVKLFHAYPHVVLIDSTYKTNVYKIALVEVVGVTPCGSSFLIVALLLSSESENDYGWMLMRLRELLSCAGSSISAFVTDQEMDLIAALESLYPSTPHLVSLAH